The proteins below are encoded in one region of Amycolatopsis acidiphila:
- a CDS encoding pentapeptide repeat-containing protein: MGDSPRQPARAAMPPLTGRTLLWIAVSIVVLTAAIVTALWWAGTRGLTGDQLVTARFDALKIGLSVGVGSGGLLALYLAWRRQRSTEDTLAHQQEVALDNQADALERRITELYTKAAEQLGSGKAPVRLAGLYALERLAQGTESQRQTIVNLLCAYLRMPDEVGGTQEREVRLTAQRILAHHQRPGFDSEHPAETFWPDVDLDLTGATLVDADFSHCRLRAPRLGGVTFAGPAGFDETTFLGDARFEDVTFTAEARFDNATFTRNAWFDGVVFTGKAGFEKAAFARNALFRGVTFPADAVFRGGGFAKNAWFGKATFTGNADFREATVAKTAQFSGTTFSGDAWFGKASFAGNSDFRGATFTRNAVFREAAFTMTALFCGAAFRQEAGFRGAAFAMDADFSGAVFSGDVRFIEAIFSRDTEFRGAAFDGEAGFRGVTFSRSPRLQRVKFANGIPSEVAQWVSPAEAVPD; the protein is encoded by the coding sequence GTGGGCGACTCTCCTCGGCAACCGGCGCGTGCGGCGATGCCGCCGCTGACCGGCCGGACGCTGCTCTGGATCGCGGTGTCGATCGTGGTGCTCACCGCCGCGATCGTGACGGCCCTGTGGTGGGCAGGCACCCGTGGCCTGACCGGCGACCAGCTGGTGACCGCGCGGTTCGACGCCCTGAAGATCGGGTTGAGCGTCGGGGTCGGCAGCGGTGGCCTGCTGGCCCTCTACCTGGCCTGGCGGCGGCAGCGCTCCACCGAGGACACTCTCGCTCACCAGCAGGAAGTCGCCCTCGACAACCAGGCCGACGCGCTCGAGCGGCGGATCACCGAGCTCTACACCAAGGCCGCCGAACAGCTCGGCTCCGGCAAGGCCCCCGTTCGCCTCGCGGGCCTGTACGCGCTCGAACGCCTTGCCCAGGGCACCGAGAGCCAGCGGCAGACCATCGTCAACCTGCTCTGCGCGTACCTGCGGATGCCCGACGAGGTCGGCGGCACCCAGGAACGTGAGGTCCGCCTGACCGCGCAGCGCATCCTGGCCCACCACCAACGTCCCGGCTTCGACAGCGAACACCCCGCCGAGACCTTCTGGCCCGACGTCGACCTCGATCTCACCGGCGCCACCCTCGTCGACGCCGACTTCAGCCACTGCCGGCTGCGCGCGCCCCGGCTCGGCGGCGTGACGTTCGCCGGACCCGCCGGTTTCGACGAGACGACCTTTCTCGGCGACGCGCGGTTCGAGGACGTGACCTTCACGGCGGAGGCCCGCTTCGACAACGCCACCTTCACGAGGAACGCCTGGTTCGACGGAGTGGTCTTCACCGGAAAGGCCGGGTTCGAGAAGGCGGCCTTCGCGAGGAACGCGCTGTTCCGCGGGGTGACCTTTCCCGCGGACGCCGTGTTCCGAGGGGGCGGCTTCGCCAAGAACGCCTGGTTCGGCAAAGCGACCTTCACCGGCAACGCGGATTTCCGGGAGGCCACGGTCGCCAAGACCGCCCAGTTCTCCGGGACGACCTTCAGCGGCGACGCCTGGTTCGGCAAGGCGTCCTTCGCCGGGAACTCCGACTTCCGCGGCGCCACCTTCACCCGGAACGCCGTCTTCCGGGAGGCGGCCTTCACGATGACCGCGCTGTTCTGCGGAGCGGCTTTCCGCCAGGAAGCCGGGTTCCGCGGCGCCGCCTTCGCCATGGACGCCGATTTCAGCGGAGCCGTCTTCAGCGGGGACGTGCGGTTCATCGAGGCGATCTTCTCCCGCGACACGGAGTTCCGTGGTGCGGCGTTCGACGGGGAGGCCGGGTTCCGTGGCGTCACCTTCAGCCGGTCCCCGCGCCTGCAGCGGGTGAAGTTCGCCAACGGGATCCCGTCCGAGGTGGCGCAGTGGGTGTCCCCGGCCGAAGCCGTGCCTGACTGA
- a CDS encoding SAM-dependent methyltransferase, translating to MSEGRKSAPKAPAGVDTEKPSAARIYDWYLGGSQNWAVDREFGKRAVEVFPHARELARQNRDFLGRLVQAALDAGIRQFLDLGSGVPTVGNVHEIVRDNLPAGERASVVYVDYEPVAVAHSTVLLEQDGATDWAGLVQADLRHVDAVLKHRTTRQLLDFGQPVCLLLIGVLHFIGGDDRPEEIVARYRGRLAPGSWLAVSHFTDENLPPEDAAAVHELAEAYQRTSNPLWVRRRAEIESWFGGWPMVEPGLVPPADWRADRPLNRAERRARPFGWCGAAERPR from the coding sequence GTGAGTGAAGGTCGAAAATCCGCGCCGAAGGCTCCCGCCGGGGTCGACACCGAGAAGCCGTCCGCGGCCCGGATCTACGACTGGTATCTCGGGGGCAGCCAGAACTGGGCGGTGGACCGGGAGTTCGGCAAGCGCGCGGTCGAAGTGTTCCCGCACGCTCGTGAGCTGGCCCGGCAGAACCGGGACTTCCTCGGCCGACTGGTGCAGGCCGCGCTGGACGCGGGGATCCGGCAGTTCCTCGACCTGGGCTCGGGCGTGCCGACCGTGGGCAACGTGCACGAGATCGTCCGCGACAACCTGCCGGCGGGCGAGCGGGCGTCCGTGGTGTACGTCGACTACGAGCCGGTCGCGGTCGCGCACTCGACCGTGTTGCTGGAGCAGGACGGCGCGACCGACTGGGCCGGGCTGGTGCAGGCCGACCTGCGGCACGTCGACGCCGTGCTCAAGCACCGGACGACCAGGCAGCTGCTCGACTTCGGGCAGCCGGTGTGCCTGCTGCTGATCGGGGTGCTGCACTTCATCGGCGGCGACGACCGTCCCGAGGAGATCGTCGCGCGCTACCGGGGCCGCCTCGCGCCCGGCAGCTGGCTCGCGGTCTCGCACTTCACGGACGAGAACCTGCCGCCGGAGGACGCGGCCGCCGTGCACGAGCTCGCCGAGGCCTACCAGCGCACCAGCAACCCGCTGTGGGTGCGGCGGCGCGCGGAGATCGAGTCCTGGTTCGGCGGCTGGCCGATGGTCGAGCCGGGCCTGGTGCCGCCCGCGGACTGGCGCGCGGACCGGCCGCTGAACCGCGCCGAGCGCCGCGCACGGCCGTTCGGCTGGTGCGGAGCGGCCGAACGACCGCGCTGA
- a CDS encoding ABC transporter substrate-binding protein → MSRRRILGALLLAGAVSFGLVACGDVQDSSSSAAAPASADPAAFPVTITHKFGTTTIDKAPSRVVVIGTSSDDLDAALALGVTPVAYFDKSGSAGVPSYLRGKLDPAKTKIVNAANGVNAEEVGALTPDLILATADYGLDQEYANLSKIAPTVGYATEWGAQTWQEHVQVTAKALGKTGEAQNVISTTQAAIDKVKADYPKAAGKTFTASVGNTAGKVFTLVSQQDFAVRTIQSLGLKLSRSVAGLGQNDSGSPTGSLSPEQYDKLAADLVVIAFTSPDLQQAFESNQLVAKVKSGDYLVLDMETISALRYPTVYDIPWVLEKLRPGLAKL, encoded by the coding sequence ATGTCCCGTAGGAGAATTCTCGGTGCACTGCTGCTGGCGGGCGCCGTGTCGTTCGGCCTCGTCGCATGCGGCGACGTGCAGGACAGCTCGTCGTCCGCGGCGGCGCCGGCGTCGGCCGACCCGGCCGCCTTCCCCGTGACGATCACCCACAAGTTCGGCACCACCACGATCGACAAGGCGCCCTCGCGGGTCGTCGTCATCGGCACCTCCAGCGACGACCTCGACGCGGCGCTCGCGCTGGGCGTCACGCCGGTGGCGTACTTCGACAAGTCCGGCTCCGCGGGCGTGCCGTCGTACCTGCGAGGCAAGCTCGACCCGGCCAAGACCAAGATCGTGAACGCGGCCAACGGCGTCAACGCCGAGGAGGTCGGCGCGCTCACCCCGGACCTGATCCTGGCCACCGCCGACTACGGCCTCGACCAGGAGTACGCGAACCTGTCGAAGATCGCGCCGACCGTCGGCTACGCCACCGAGTGGGGCGCGCAGACCTGGCAGGAGCACGTGCAGGTCACGGCGAAGGCGCTGGGCAAGACCGGCGAGGCGCAGAACGTCATCAGCACCACGCAGGCCGCCATCGACAAGGTGAAGGCCGACTACCCGAAGGCGGCGGGCAAGACGTTCACCGCTTCGGTCGGCAACACCGCGGGCAAGGTCTTCACCCTGGTGTCGCAGCAGGACTTCGCCGTGCGGACGATCCAGTCGCTGGGCCTGAAGCTGAGCCGGTCGGTCGCCGGCCTCGGCCAGAACGACTCGGGCAGCCCCACCGGCTCGCTGTCCCCGGAGCAGTACGACAAGCTGGCCGCGGACCTCGTGGTCATCGCGTTCACCTCGCCGGACCTGCAGCAGGCCTTCGAGAGCAACCAGCTCGTGGCGAAGGTCAAGTCGGGTGACTACCTGGTGCTCGACATGGAGACCATCTCGGCCCTGCGCTACCCGACGGTCTACGACATCCCGTGGGTCCTGGAGAAG
- a CDS encoding GNAT family N-acetyltransferase: MNREALATAHATRLNSADSLLPSSDPFAGNGEHVGRFRAENGDSAADGFATRSEVGERSRDSLWRALVEYRLTVHLAGPAPGESLAEILTRWDEHLADVAPPGDWDTAAVIPRPSRDSAGSAELLRHGFAPVRVLAVRPADRLSTPGPATEPGVRIRPAEAGDLGTAVELYTELQRYDAQFGLVTLRGNADELLAADLADQLDRTEPTVWIAELYGRPLGLLQLQFPPVTSWVSPYVSAGRVGYLSSLHVAEAARSSGVGTALAAHAHQLFDEVSVDAVLLHHALANPRSTPFWYSQGYRPLWTYWYRRPAVPPPVTHRPQTPRSA, translated from the coding sequence ATGAATAGGGAGGCGCTCGCAACGGCGCACGCCACCAGGTTGAACAGTGCGGACTCACTCCTGCCCTCGTCAGACCCCTTCGCCGGGAACGGCGAGCACGTCGGCCGGTTCCGGGCGGAGAACGGGGACTCGGCCGCGGACGGTTTCGCGACGCGAAGCGAGGTGGGCGAGCGGTCCCGTGACTCTCTGTGGCGGGCGCTCGTGGAGTACCGGCTCACGGTACATCTCGCCGGACCCGCACCTGGCGAATCCCTGGCCGAGATTCTCACGCGATGGGATGAACACCTCGCTGACGTGGCGCCCCCTGGGGATTGGGACACCGCCGCCGTCATCCCCCGGCCCAGCCGTGACTCCGCGGGCTCGGCCGAGCTGCTGCGGCACGGCTTCGCGCCGGTACGGGTGCTGGCCGTCCGTCCTGCCGACCGGTTGAGCACGCCCGGGCCCGCCACCGAACCGGGCGTGCGGATCCGGCCGGCCGAGGCGGGCGATCTCGGCACGGCCGTCGAGCTGTACACCGAGCTGCAGCGGTACGACGCGCAGTTCGGCCTCGTCACCTTGCGCGGCAACGCCGACGAACTGCTCGCCGCGGACCTGGCGGACCAGCTCGACCGGACCGAGCCGACGGTGTGGATCGCCGAGCTCTACGGTCGCCCGCTCGGCCTGCTGCAGCTGCAGTTCCCGCCGGTAACGAGCTGGGTCTCGCCGTACGTCTCGGCCGGCCGCGTCGGCTACCTCTCTTCTCTGCACGTCGCCGAGGCCGCCCGGTCCTCCGGCGTGGGCACCGCGCTGGCGGCACACGCGCACCAGCTGTTCGACGAGGTCAGCGTCGACGCCGTGCTCCTGCACCACGCGCTCGCGAACCCGCGATCCACCCCGTTCTGGTACTCGCAGGGGTACCGGCCGTTGTGGACCTACTGGTACAGACGACCCGCTGTGCCCCCACCCGTCACCCACCGCCCTCAAACACCGCGCTCCGCGTGA
- the lon gene encoding endopeptidase La, translating into MTEIRLLPLLPLDDDVVLPGMIVPLELDVAETRAAVESAQAKAPSTPSFPGIRSLPAAKAEVLIVPRVHGEYAELGTVATIERIGRIPGGKAAVLLRGTGRAVVGETGDGPGAARWVRTEEAPELSDERAKTLAAEYKTVVISILQQRGGWQMIDAVQELEEPSAIADLAGNAPYLDLDQKLELLRALDVAARLERALEWSREYLAELEVTDTIRKDVAEGMEKQQKEFLLRRQLEAIRKELGELDGSADDEDDYRARVEKADLPEHVRKAALAEVDKLERTSDQSPEGGWIRTWLDTVLEMPWQTRTDDVHDIAGARAVLDADHAGLDDVKERIIEYLAVRNRRTEAGLGQVGGRRSGAVLALVGPPGVGKTSLGESVAKAMGRNFVRVALGGVRDEAEIRGHRRTYVGAMPGRIVRAIKEAGSMNPVVLLDEVDKVGADYRGDPTAALLEVLDPEQNHTFRDHYLEVELDLSDVVFLATANALETIPGPLLDRMELVTLDGYTEHEKVIIGRDHLLPRELERAGLGTDDVRFTEAALSRIAAEYTREAGVRNANRTIAKVLRKIATRVALDEVSLPITVDTEDLQGYLGRPRHLPESSLPVSTQRTSTPGVATGLAVTGAGGDVLYVEASLADPESSGTGLTLTGQLGDVMKESAQIALSYLRSHGAELELPVGDLKERGIHVHVPAGAVPKDGPSAGVTMTTALASLLSGRVVRADVAMTGEVSLTGRVLPIGGVKQKLLAAHRAGMKTVIIPQRNEPDLDDVPAEVLAELDVHPVANVREVLDLALTPASSPVAQAA; encoded by the coding sequence ATGACCGAAATCAGGCTCCTGCCCCTGCTTCCCCTCGACGACGACGTCGTGTTACCCGGCATGATCGTCCCGCTCGAGCTCGACGTCGCCGAGACCCGCGCCGCGGTGGAGTCCGCGCAGGCCAAGGCACCGAGCACGCCGTCGTTCCCGGGCATCCGCTCGCTTCCGGCCGCCAAGGCCGAGGTCCTGATCGTCCCGCGCGTGCACGGCGAGTACGCCGAGCTGGGCACGGTGGCGACCATCGAGCGGATCGGCCGGATCCCCGGCGGCAAGGCCGCCGTCCTGCTGCGCGGCACCGGCCGTGCGGTGGTCGGCGAGACCGGCGACGGGCCGGGCGCGGCCCGCTGGGTGCGTACCGAGGAGGCCCCGGAGCTGAGCGACGAGCGCGCGAAGACGCTCGCCGCCGAGTACAAGACCGTGGTGATCTCGATCCTGCAGCAGCGTGGCGGCTGGCAGATGATCGACGCCGTCCAGGAGCTCGAGGAGCCGTCGGCGATCGCCGACCTGGCGGGCAACGCGCCGTACCTGGACCTGGACCAGAAGCTGGAACTGCTGCGCGCGCTCGACGTCGCGGCCCGGCTGGAGCGCGCGCTCGAATGGAGCCGCGAGTACCTGGCCGAGCTGGAGGTCACCGACACGATCCGCAAGGACGTGGCCGAGGGCATGGAGAAGCAGCAGAAGGAGTTCCTGCTGCGCCGCCAGCTCGAGGCGATCCGCAAGGAGCTGGGCGAGCTGGACGGTTCGGCCGACGACGAGGACGACTACCGCGCCCGCGTCGAGAAGGCCGACCTGCCCGAGCACGTCCGCAAGGCCGCGCTGGCCGAGGTGGACAAGCTGGAGCGGACCTCCGACCAGTCCCCGGAAGGCGGCTGGATCCGGACCTGGCTGGACACGGTGCTGGAGATGCCGTGGCAGACCCGGACCGACGACGTGCACGACATCGCGGGCGCGCGGGCGGTGCTCGACGCCGACCACGCGGGCCTGGACGACGTGAAGGAACGCATCATCGAGTACCTGGCGGTGCGCAACCGCCGGACCGAGGCCGGGCTGGGCCAGGTCGGCGGGCGGCGCTCCGGCGCCGTGCTCGCGCTGGTCGGCCCTCCGGGCGTCGGCAAGACGTCGCTCGGTGAGTCGGTCGCCAAGGCGATGGGCCGCAATTTCGTCCGCGTCGCACTCGGCGGCGTGCGGGACGAGGCGGAGATCCGCGGGCACCGGCGCACCTATGTCGGCGCGATGCCGGGCCGGATCGTCCGCGCCATCAAGGAAGCCGGTTCGATGAACCCGGTCGTCCTGCTCGACGAGGTCGACAAGGTGGGCGCCGACTACCGCGGCGACCCGACCGCGGCCCTGCTCGAGGTGCTGGACCCGGAGCAGAACCACACGTTCCGGGACCACTACCTGGAGGTCGAGCTCGACCTGTCGGACGTGGTGTTCCTGGCGACGGCGAACGCGCTGGAGACGATCCCCGGCCCGCTGCTGGACCGGATGGAGCTGGTCACCCTCGACGGCTACACCGAGCACGAGAAGGTGATCATCGGGCGCGACCACCTACTGCCGCGTGAGCTGGAGCGGGCGGGTCTCGGCACGGACGACGTGCGGTTCACCGAAGCCGCGCTGAGCCGGATCGCAGCGGAGTACACCCGTGAGGCCGGCGTCCGCAACGCCAACCGGACCATCGCGAAGGTGCTGCGCAAGATCGCGACCCGGGTCGCACTGGACGAGGTGTCGCTGCCGATCACCGTGGACACGGAGGACCTGCAGGGCTACCTCGGCCGGCCTCGGCACCTGCCGGAGTCATCGCTGCCCGTTTCGACGCAGCGGACCTCCACTCCGGGCGTGGCCACAGGCCTGGCGGTGACCGGCGCCGGTGGTGACGTGCTCTACGTGGAGGCGTCGCTGGCGGACCCGGAGTCCAGCGGCACCGGGCTGACCCTGACCGGTCAGCTCGGCGACGTGATGAAGGAGTCGGCGCAGATCGCGCTGTCCTACCTGCGTTCGCACGGCGCGGAGCTGGAGCTGCCGGTCGGCGACCTGAAGGAGCGCGGCATCCACGTGCACGTGCCCGCGGGCGCGGTGCCCAAGGACGGCCCGTCGGCCGGGGTCACGATGACCACGGCGCTGGCGTCGCTGTTGTCGGGCCGCGTGGTGCGGGCGGACGTGGCGATGACCGGCGAGGTGTCGCTGACCGGGCGGGTGCTGCCGATCGGTGGCGTCAAGCAGAAGCTGCTGGCGGCGCACCGGGCGGGGATGAAGACGGTGATCATCCCGCAGCGCAACGAGCCCGACCTCGACGACGTGCCCGCGGAGGTGCTGGCCGAGCTCGACGTGCACCCGGTGGCCAACGTCCGCGAGGTGCTGGACCTGGCGCTGACCCCGGCGTCGAGCCCGGTTGCCCAGGCGGCATAA
- a CDS encoding iron-siderophore ABC transporter substrate-binding protein, with translation MTSFLPRRRAVLAGALVSALLAVAGCGGDDTAQQPQGAAGGAYPVTIAHKYGSTTVDSAPKRVVTVGLTDQDALLALGVVPVGTTEWLGNFPGAIGPWAQDKLGTAAKPEVLSNTDGPQYEKIAALRPDLILGLYSALTQEQYDTLSKIAPTIAQPKEYADYGIPWQDSVRTVGKVLGRSADADKLVSDVEGQFTKARTDNPQFVGATALVATVYQGYFVYGSEDPRSRVLAALGFALPPDLDQVIGNKFGANISAERADLLDVKALVWLAGPDTRATLDADKLYSGLDVAKQKREVLVPDDSEFGSAMSFVSVLSLPYLLDQLVPQLAKAVDGNPAT, from the coding sequence ATGACCTCTTTCCTCCCGCGTCGGCGGGCGGTGCTGGCCGGTGCACTGGTCTCGGCGTTACTCGCCGTGGCCGGATGCGGCGGCGACGACACCGCTCAGCAACCGCAGGGCGCCGCCGGTGGCGCTTATCCCGTCACGATCGCGCACAAGTACGGCAGCACGACTGTCGACTCCGCCCCGAAACGCGTCGTCACCGTCGGCCTGACCGACCAGGACGCGCTGCTCGCCCTCGGCGTGGTGCCCGTCGGCACCACCGAATGGCTCGGCAACTTCCCCGGCGCGATCGGGCCGTGGGCGCAGGACAAGCTCGGCACCGCCGCGAAGCCGGAAGTGCTGTCCAACACCGACGGCCCGCAGTACGAGAAGATCGCCGCGCTCCGGCCGGACCTCATCCTCGGCCTGTACTCCGCGCTCACGCAGGAGCAGTACGACACGCTGTCGAAGATCGCCCCGACGATCGCACAGCCCAAGGAGTACGCCGACTACGGCATCCCGTGGCAGGACTCGGTGCGCACTGTCGGCAAGGTGCTGGGCAGGTCCGCGGACGCCGACAAGCTCGTGTCCGATGTGGAGGGACAGTTCACCAAGGCCCGCACCGACAACCCGCAGTTCGTGGGTGCGACAGCCCTCGTGGCCACCGTCTACCAGGGCTACTTCGTCTACGGCAGCGAGGATCCGCGCTCGCGGGTGCTGGCCGCGCTCGGTTTCGCCCTTCCCCCCGACCTCGACCAGGTCATCGGCAACAAGTTCGGCGCCAACATCTCCGCCGAGCGCGCGGATCTGCTCGACGTCAAGGCGCTCGTGTGGCTCGCGGGCCCCGACACGCGTGCCACCCTCGACGCCGACAAGCTCTACTCGGGCCTCGACGTCGCCAAGCAGAAGCGCGAGGTCCTCGTCCCCGACGACAGCGAGTTCGGCAGCGCGATGTCCTTCGTGTCCGTGCTGAGCCTGCCGTACTTGCTCGACCAGCTCGTCCCCCAGCTCGCCAAGGCCGTCGACGGCAACCCCGCAACCTGA
- a CDS encoding FecCD family ABC transporter permease, with translation MAVSTPQASGQRSSSRAFGLVVGLALLAFACLASLWVGAKGIPFTATWDLLWHNDGSSEAVIIHDLRVPRTLLGLLVGAGLGLGGALMQALTRNPLADPGLLGVNMGASAAVVVAIGFLEITTLTGYLWFALAGAAVAAVLAYLLGTAGHGSAAPERLVLAGAAVTAVLFAFVQAVLLLNPLTFNQFRFWDVGSLASRRMDVVAQVAPFIVAGVVLALSQARALNALALGDQAGKALGAHLGRTRALVAVAVTLLCGAATAAAGPITFVGLAVPHAARLLVGPDQRWVLPYSMVLAPILLIGSDIVGRVIGGAEEVEVGIVTAIIGAPVFVLLCRRRKLARL, from the coding sequence GTGGCCGTGAGCACTCCGCAAGCTTCCGGGCAGCGCTCGTCGTCGCGGGCGTTCGGCCTGGTCGTCGGGCTCGCGCTGCTCGCCTTCGCCTGCCTGGCCAGCCTGTGGGTCGGCGCCAAGGGCATCCCGTTCACCGCCACCTGGGACCTGCTCTGGCACAACGACGGCTCCAGTGAAGCGGTGATCATCCACGACCTGCGCGTCCCGCGCACGCTCCTCGGCCTGCTCGTCGGCGCCGGGCTCGGGCTGGGCGGCGCGCTCATGCAGGCGCTGACTCGCAACCCCCTGGCCGACCCCGGGCTGCTCGGCGTGAACATGGGCGCCTCGGCCGCGGTGGTCGTCGCGATCGGGTTCCTCGAGATCACCACCCTCACCGGCTACCTGTGGTTCGCCCTCGCCGGGGCGGCCGTCGCCGCGGTGCTCGCCTACCTCCTCGGCACCGCGGGCCACGGCTCGGCCGCCCCGGAACGGCTCGTGCTCGCCGGCGCCGCCGTGACCGCCGTGCTGTTCGCGTTCGTGCAGGCGGTGCTGCTGCTGAACCCGTTGACCTTCAACCAGTTCCGGTTCTGGGACGTCGGCTCGCTCGCCTCCCGCCGGATGGACGTCGTCGCGCAGGTCGCGCCCTTCATCGTGGCCGGCGTCGTCCTCGCGCTGTCGCAGGCCCGTGCGCTCAACGCGCTCGCCCTCGGCGATCAGGCGGGCAAGGCGCTGGGCGCGCACCTCGGCCGCACCCGCGCGCTCGTCGCGGTCGCGGTGACCCTGCTGTGCGGCGCGGCGACGGCGGCAGCCGGGCCGATCACGTTCGTCGGACTCGCCGTGCCGCACGCGGCACGCCTGCTCGTGGGCCCGGACCAGCGGTGGGTGCTGCCGTATTCGATGGTCCTCGCGCCCATCCTGCTGATCGGCTCGGACATCGTCGGCCGGGTCATCGGCGGGGCCGAGGAGGTCGAGGTCGGCATCGTCACCGCGATCATCGGCGCCCCGGTGTTCGTGCTGCTGTGCCGCCGCCGGAAGCTGGCCCGGCTGTGA
- a CDS encoding FecCD family ABC transporter permease: MTALRAGRLSVRLHPRAVVVAIALAVATFAMSVVALTTGDYPLSIPDVVRTLFGDGPPGAGFVVTTLRLPRLLTGLFVGAALGVSGGILQSVSGNALGSPDVIGFTQGSAVGAFFVILVLDGGMLAVSAGALVGGVVTAVVLYLLSYRGGVQGLRLILMGIGVSAMLLAINSYLITRASLQDAIVARSWQVGGLNGREWGHVTVAGLTLAVLLPIALAFGRRLSLLELGDDKAQALGVRTERTRLVLLAVSVALAAFTVAVAGPIAFLALAAPQVARRLSGTAGPALATSALMGAFLLVTSDFVVQRLFGSRLPVGVVTGAVGGLYLAWLLVHQWRRRA, translated from the coding sequence GTGACCGCGCTGCGTGCCGGGCGGCTGTCCGTCCGCCTGCACCCGCGTGCCGTCGTGGTCGCGATCGCGCTGGCGGTCGCGACCTTCGCGATGAGCGTGGTCGCGCTGACGACCGGCGACTACCCGCTCTCGATCCCGGACGTGGTCAGGACCCTTTTCGGCGACGGCCCGCCCGGCGCCGGCTTCGTCGTGACGACGTTGCGCCTGCCGCGCCTGCTGACCGGGCTGTTCGTCGGCGCCGCACTCGGCGTGAGCGGCGGGATCCTGCAGAGTGTCTCCGGCAACGCGCTCGGCAGCCCGGACGTCATCGGATTCACCCAGGGTTCGGCCGTCGGCGCGTTCTTCGTCATCCTCGTGCTGGACGGCGGCATGCTCGCCGTCTCGGCCGGCGCGCTCGTCGGCGGTGTCGTCACCGCGGTCGTGCTGTACCTGCTGTCCTACCGCGGCGGGGTGCAGGGGCTGCGGTTGATCCTGATGGGCATCGGGGTCAGCGCGATGCTGCTCGCGATCAACTCCTACCTCATCACGCGCGCGTCGCTGCAGGACGCGATCGTCGCCCGGTCCTGGCAGGTCGGCGGTCTCAACGGCCGCGAATGGGGCCACGTCACGGTCGCCGGCCTCACCCTCGCCGTGCTGCTGCCGATCGCGCTGGCGTTCGGGCGCCGGCTGTCGCTGCTGGAGCTGGGGGACGACAAAGCGCAGGCGCTGGGCGTGCGGACCGAGCGGACCCGGCTCGTGCTGCTGGCGGTGAGTGTCGCGCTCGCGGCGTTCACGGTCGCCGTGGCGGGACCGATCGCGTTCCTCGCGCTCGCCGCCCCGCAGGTCGCGCGGCGGCTGTCGGGCACGGCGGGCCCGGCACTGGCGACCTCCGCGCTCATGGGTGCGTTCCTGCTGGTGACGAGTGACTTCGTGGTCCAGCGGCTGTTCGGCTCGCGGCTGCCGGTCGGCGTGGTCACCGGCGCGGTCGGCGGGCTGTACCTCGCGTGGCTGCTGGTGCACCAGTGGCGCCGTCGCGCCTGA